The Verrucomicrobiia bacterium genome window below encodes:
- a CDS encoding DUF2237 domain-containing protein, translated as MAQAKNVLGGELKPCCEATGFYRDGRCNTGPGDLGVHVVCAEMTREFLEFSRSRGNDLTTPSPEMEFPGLKPGDRWCLCASRWQEAYEAGAAPPVDLEATHILALEHVDFSALKKHALKV; from the coding sequence ATGGCTCAGGCGAAAAACGTTTTAGGCGGGGAATTGAAGCCGTGCTGCGAAGCAACGGGTTTTTACCGGGACGGCCGCTGCAACACCGGGCCCGGGGACCTGGGCGTGCACGTCGTGTGCGCGGAAATGACGCGGGAGTTCCTTGAGTTCTCACGTTCGCGGGGCAATGATCTCACGACACCGAGCCCCGAAATGGAGTTTCCCGGCCTGAAGCCCGGCGACCGCTGGTGTCTGTGCGCGTCCCGCTGGCAGGAAGCCTATGAAGCCGGCGCCGCGCCTCCCGTGGATCTCGAGGCCACGCATATCCTCGCGCTCGAACACGTGGACTTTTCCGCCCTCAAGAAGCACGCCCTCAAAGTCTAG
- a CDS encoding glycosyltransferase family 39 protein: MKKTLVVLGLAAAALLLFFYKSNEIPLWSQDEGRHGEIAREMFERRELVVPSFNYVDYLEKPPFAFLPNAAAYVLFGVSSVSARLPAIAAALLGLLLTYFFARRFFSGSAAGHSAVILATSVGYVLVGRFAVIDMVLTLWLSCAIFFLMAACFEQKRHLYLPAYFFMGLAVLTKGLIGIVLPGLIFLAFLVWTRRLGEILKMHIPWGILIVTATALPCFLAVWRREPEFFEVFFLKHQFARFATKTFGRVRPFWFFVPILFGVAFPWSLFIPAGVVSGLKSGEFPRDKVKFLIAWILGVFVFFSIPRSKLPYYILPLSVPLAMLLGLFFSSLSSGNASALVVKAAKRTWASLLAVSAAGAAGLALYALLGDLDETARALKPLLFAGSVFVLMLFPAAWLGFKGRFKAAFAGTAVIVYGVLMTTFVGMKTLNPFESTYEEARLIEPLLGTDGVAAVFASPDTFSDFPFHLRRRVAVIGDNRGTLTQESEEPENEADSKKWFMSADAMSRIFNEGGKRMFCLMKEDQFEVLKGSGLKKYEVLSHAYGKMLIRTVD, translated from the coding sequence GTGAAGAAAACGCTCGTCGTGCTCGGCCTTGCTGCCGCCGCGCTTCTTCTCTTTTTTTATAAGTCCAACGAGATTCCCCTCTGGTCGCAGGATGAAGGCCGCCACGGCGAAATTGCCCGCGAGATGTTCGAACGCCGCGAGCTCGTCGTCCCTTCTTTCAACTACGTCGATTACTTGGAAAAACCGCCCTTTGCCTTTCTTCCCAACGCGGCGGCTTACGTTCTCTTCGGGGTCAGCAGCGTGAGCGCCCGGCTGCCGGCCATCGCCGCCGCTCTTCTGGGGCTTTTGCTGACTTATTTTTTCGCGCGCCGTTTTTTTTCGGGAAGCGCCGCTGGACATAGCGCCGTGATTCTCGCGACGTCGGTCGGCTATGTCCTGGTGGGCCGGTTTGCGGTCATCGACATGGTCCTGACTCTCTGGCTGAGCTGTGCGATTTTCTTTCTGATGGCGGCATGCTTTGAACAAAAACGCCATTTGTACCTGCCTGCGTATTTTTTCATGGGGCTGGCCGTCTTGACCAAGGGGCTGATCGGCATCGTGCTGCCGGGCCTCATTTTTCTGGCATTCCTCGTATGGACGCGGCGCCTCGGAGAAATTCTCAAGATGCACATTCCGTGGGGAATCCTGATCGTGACGGCTACGGCCCTGCCGTGTTTTCTCGCGGTCTGGCGGCGGGAACCGGAATTTTTCGAGGTCTTTTTCCTGAAACACCAGTTTGCCCGTTTCGCGACGAAGACTTTCGGAAGGGTCCGGCCTTTCTGGTTTTTCGTGCCCATCCTTTTCGGCGTGGCGTTCCCGTGGTCGCTCTTCATTCCGGCCGGCGTGGTTTCCGGCCTGAAGTCCGGCGAATTCCCGCGGGACAAAGTGAAGTTCCTGATTGCTTGGATCCTCGGGGTTTTCGTGTTCTTCAGCATCCCGCGCTCCAAGCTGCCGTATTACATTCTTCCGCTCAGCGTGCCGCTGGCCATGCTTCTCGGCCTTTTCTTTTCTTCGCTCAGCAGCGGGAACGCCTCAGCTTTGGTCGTGAAAGCCGCGAAAAGAACGTGGGCGTCGCTGCTCGCCGTTTCCGCGGCGGGAGCCGCGGGACTCGCGCTTTACGCGCTGCTCGGGGACTTGGATGAAACCGCGCGGGCCCTGAAGCCTTTGCTTTTCGCGGGATCCGTTTTCGTGCTGATGCTGTTTCCCGCGGCGTGGCTGGGTTTCAAAGGAAGATTCAAAGCGGCTTTCGCGGGCACGGCCGTCATCGTTTACGGTGTGCTCATGACCACCTTCGTCGGAATGAAGACCCTCAATCCTTTCGAGAGCACGTATGAAGAAGCGCGCCTGATCGAGCCGCTCCTGGGAACCGACGGTGTCGCGGCGGTTTTCGCTTCTCCGGATACCTTTTCCGATTTTCCGTTCCATTTGCGCCGCCGCGTGGCCGTGATCGGCGATAACCGCGGCACGCTGACCCAGGAAAGCGAGGAGCCGGAGAATGAGGCCGACAGCAAGAAATGGTTCATGTCGGCGGATGCCATGTCCCGGATTTTCAACGAAGGCGGCAAGCGGATGTTCTGCCTGATGAAAGAAGATCAGTTCGAGGTTCTAAAAGGAAGCGGCCTGAAGAAGTACGAAGTCCTGAGTCATGCCTACGGCAAGATGCTGATCCGGACCGTGGACTAG
- a CDS encoding phosphatase PAP2 family protein, producing the protein MTSIAGMLPKLIALFCVVLILAREWSTGELPRAFRAFLLADKRPMLAALAFLSLFAALFSLADTVVLNAVRSTTLPVAPALFSFGGTLGRHMHPWLAAGLCYLAGVLGKRGSLQDAGRGMIFSAALASTLAYALKFILLRARPYADLGPFSFFNGAGLFQDDRAFQSFPSGDVAVVSGMSFYLFCTAAPNPLRWALVLLPLATAFSRVSLNKHWPSDTLFALGLGAVMAMAVWRSLKTRGECR; encoded by the coding sequence ATGACATCGATTGCCGGAATGCTGCCTAAGCTGATTGCCCTTTTTTGCGTGGTCCTGATCCTTGCCCGCGAATGGAGCACGGGAGAACTGCCGCGGGCTTTCCGTGCTTTCCTCCTTGCCGATAAACGACCCATGCTCGCGGCCTTGGCCTTTTTGTCCCTGTTTGCCGCACTTTTTTCTCTGGCCGACACTGTCGTGCTGAATGCGGTCCGCTCTACGACCCTCCCTGTTGCTCCCGCGTTATTTTCCTTCGGCGGTACGCTCGGCAGGCACATGCATCCCTGGCTCGCGGCGGGCCTTTGTTACCTGGCCGGTGTTCTAGGCAAACGCGGCAGCCTGCAGGACGCGGGGCGGGGGATGATTTTTTCCGCGGCCCTTGCTTCGACCCTGGCGTACGCGCTCAAATTCATCCTGCTGCGCGCGCGCCCTTATGCGGATCTCGGGCCCTTTTCTTTTTTTAACGGAGCGGGCCTCTTCCAGGACGACCGCGCCTTCCAGAGTTTTCCCTCCGGCGACGTGGCCGTTGTTTCCGGCATGAGCTTCTACCTTTTCTGCACTGCCGCGCCGAACCCTTTGAGATGGGCGCTGGTACTTTTGCCTTTGGCCACGGCGTTTTCCCGCGTCAGCCTGAACAAGCATTGGCCTTCGGACACGCTTTTCGCCCTGGGGCTCGGCGCCGTCATGGCCATGGCCGTATGGCGCAGCCTGAAAACCCGGGGAGAGTGCCGGTGA
- a CDS encoding 2OG-Fe(II) oxygenase, with amino-acid sequence MKSYVMPRDNALIQKAYDDKGYVSVDDFLPEDAAQELVKRWDNTTWEEINQVRPDHYKHVFATQSPFLPRPEEAYMARFDRSKPIEEAADFKAFFQKHFIPMMDKVTGKKMQHFDARCYRLRPGQFYRAHIDDYAGEVGMIYYFNTRWCWDWGGLLMVTLDNDPDFCDVIYPKFNRLVLLNHRTFRFPHFINPVTDYAKTPRYTIVAFCK; translated from the coding sequence ATGAAAAGCTACGTGATGCCCCGCGACAACGCCCTGATCCAGAAGGCCTATGACGACAAGGGCTACGTTTCCGTGGACGATTTTCTGCCTGAGGACGCGGCCCAGGAACTCGTGAAGCGCTGGGACAACACGACCTGGGAAGAAATCAATCAGGTGCGCCCGGATCATTACAAGCACGTGTTCGCCACGCAAAGCCCTTTTCTCCCCCGCCCGGAAGAAGCGTACATGGCGCGCTTCGACAGGTCGAAACCCATCGAGGAAGCCGCGGACTTCAAGGCTTTCTTCCAGAAGCATTTCATTCCCATGATGGACAAAGTGACGGGAAAAAAGATGCAGCATTTCGACGCGCGCTGCTACCGCCTGAGGCCGGGGCAGTTTTACCGCGCGCACATCGACGACTATGCGGGCGAGGTCGGGATGATTTATTATTTCAATACGCGCTGGTGCTGGGATTGGGGCGGGCTTTTGATGGTGACGCTGGACAATGACCCGGACTTCTGCGACGTGATCTATCCGAAATTCAACCGGCTGGTGCTTCTCAACCACCGGACGTTCCGTTTTCCGCACTTCATCAATCCGGTCACGGATTACGCGAAAACGCCGCGTTACACCATCGTGGCATTCTGCAAATAA